From Pseudonocardia autotrophica, one genomic window encodes:
- a CDS encoding VOC family protein — MSTEVRPCFHLAVPVDDLAAARRFYGEVLGLPEGRSSQSWVDWNFHGHQVVTHVAPRATPPAHNPVDGHDVPVPHFGLVLPVPAFHELAERLRAAGTRFVIEPYQRFAGEPGEQWTMFLTDPAGNNLEFKAFADESQIFAT; from the coding sequence ATGAGTACCGAAGTCCGTCCGTGTTTCCACCTCGCCGTCCCGGTGGACGATCTCGCTGCGGCCCGCCGGTTCTACGGTGAGGTGCTGGGCCTGCCCGAGGGGCGCTCGTCGCAGAGCTGGGTCGACTGGAACTTCCACGGGCACCAGGTCGTCACGCACGTCGCACCCCGGGCGACTCCACCGGCGCACAATCCGGTCGACGGGCACGACGTGCCGGTCCCGCATTTCGGTCTCGTGCTCCCGGTCCCCGCGTTCCACGAGCTCGCGGAACGCCTGCGGGCGGCCGGAACCCGGTTCGTCATCGAGCCGTACCAGCGCTTCGCAGGCGAGCCGGGGGAGCAGTGGACGATGTTCCTGACCGATCCGGCGGGCAACAACCTGGAGTTCAAGGCGTTCGCCGACGAGTCCCAGATCTTCGCGACGTAA
- a CDS encoding GntR family transcriptional regulator yields the protein MPPTKADVIHHALRDDILAGRREQGALLDEMELAATFGASRTPVREALRRLQSEGLLDTGPRRQMQVVELSDIRDGARVREVALLRVALEGTAAVEACEVHEEQEIDALRAAVHRQRRIAGRGDVEAFLTLDEEFHRDLAGLARMPTLSLLLGRLGAFVRLARQGVPTGREHMLGLADEHDRLLDLLERRDGAALRDALATHIEDLRPRRVPPDGGRMEPNGPRVRQ from the coding sequence ATGCCACCGACGAAGGCCGACGTCATCCATCACGCGCTGCGCGACGACATCCTGGCCGGGCGGCGCGAGCAGGGCGCGTTGCTCGACGAGATGGAGCTCGCCGCGACGTTCGGCGCGTCCCGGACGCCGGTCCGGGAGGCGCTGCGCAGGCTGCAGAGCGAAGGCCTGCTCGACACCGGTCCGCGACGGCAGATGCAGGTCGTCGAGCTGTCCGACATACGCGACGGTGCCCGGGTGCGGGAGGTCGCCCTGCTGCGCGTCGCGTTGGAGGGGACGGCCGCCGTCGAGGCGTGCGAGGTGCACGAGGAGCAGGAGATCGACGCGCTGCGCGCCGCGGTGCACCGGCAGCGGCGGATCGCGGGCCGCGGTGACGTCGAGGCGTTCCTGACGCTGGACGAGGAGTTCCACCGCGACCTCGCCGGACTCGCCCGGATGCCGACCCTGTCGTTGCTGCTCGGCCGGCTCGGCGCGTTCGTCCGGCTGGCACGCCAGGGGGTGCCGACCGGACGCGAGCACATGCTCGGCCTCGCCGACGAACACGACCGGCTCCTCGACCTGCTCGAGCGGCGTGACGGCGCAGCACTGCGGGACGCGCTCGCAACGCACATCGAGGATCTGCGACCACGCCGCGTTCCACCGGACGGGGGTCGGATGGAACCGAACGGCCCCCGTGTACGACAGTGA
- a CDS encoding zf-HC2 domain-containing protein produces MDCQQCRDVVSASLDGEATADEQAGADAHLLGCDACRRYAASADRVTRLSRVRPAGDVPDVVTPLLASLGIVEPDPPEPVAPAVPELTCHSGGCCATPQPEAAAAPRSACGCPATCGCGCQQGSACRCSTRAA; encoded by the coding sequence ATGGACTGTCAGCAGTGCCGCGACGTGGTGTCCGCGTCCCTCGACGGCGAGGCCACCGCGGACGAGCAGGCGGGCGCCGATGCGCACCTGCTCGGGTGCGACGCGTGCCGCCGTTACGCCGCGAGCGCTGACCGGGTGACCCGCCTCAGCCGGGTGCGGCCGGCCGGCGACGTGCCGGACGTCGTGACCCCGCTGCTGGCCTCACTGGGCATCGTGGAGCCCGATCCGCCGGAGCCCGTGGCCCCGGCGGTCCCGGAGCTGACCTGCCACAGCGGAGGCTGCTGCGCGACACCGCAGCCGGAAGCCGCAGCGGCGCCCCGGTCGGCCTGCGGTTGCCCGGCCACCTGCGGCTGCGGCTGCCAGCAGGGCTCCGCCTGCCGGTGCAGCACCCGGGCGGCCTGA
- a CDS encoding Rv2732c family membrane protein, whose translation MSERRTSRTVAAPELSDELTRIAWRVERWIDPGPAAVVVGAAVAAVSASLLMPWSVRADGWQILTGHVDMGPLPRLFTIAVVVGLVASALALFTRHWPLAWTAATVCGIAALSGLWAVWSRQTAAGADIGPGLVVTVLAISVLFVTWAWIVVAAGPRAATVRPA comes from the coding sequence ATGAGCGAGCGGCGCACCTCCCGCACCGTGGCGGCACCGGAGCTGTCCGACGAGCTGACCCGGATCGCGTGGCGGGTCGAGCGCTGGATCGACCCGGGCCCGGCGGCCGTCGTCGTGGGAGCAGCGGTCGCAGCGGTGTCGGCGTCGCTGCTGATGCCGTGGTCGGTCCGGGCCGACGGCTGGCAGATACTCACCGGGCACGTCGACATGGGTCCGTTGCCCCGGCTGTTCACCATCGCCGTCGTGGTCGGCCTGGTCGCCTCGGCGCTCGCCCTGTTCACCCGTCACTGGCCGCTCGCCTGGACCGCGGCCACGGTCTGCGGGATCGCGGCGCTGTCCGGGCTGTGGGCGGTCTGGTCCCGGCAGACGGCCGCCGGCGCCGACATCGGCCCGGGCCTGGTGGTGACGGTGCTCGCGATCAGCGTCCTGTTCGTCACCTGGGCGTGGATCGTCGTCGCGGCGGGCCCGCGCGCGGCGACCGTCCGCCCCGCCTGA
- a CDS encoding Lrp/AsnC family transcriptional regulator, producing the protein MQELDDIDHTLLRLLHEDGRRTFADMAATVGLSTAAVKRRVDRMRESGVITGFTVQVDHKKLGWAVEAFSEIRYAGTASISDIVDSAARQPEVQAVYTLAGDLDALVQVRVRDLAHLQEVIDRIRRSGTVTGTRTLMVLGRWTRG; encoded by the coding sequence ATGCAGGAGCTCGACGACATCGATCACACGCTGCTGCGGCTGCTGCACGAGGACGGGCGCCGGACCTTCGCCGACATGGCCGCGACGGTCGGCCTGTCGACCGCTGCGGTGAAGCGGCGGGTGGACCGGATGCGGGAGTCCGGGGTGATCACCGGGTTCACCGTGCAGGTCGACCACAAGAAGCTCGGCTGGGCGGTGGAGGCGTTCAGCGAGATCCGCTACGCGGGGACGGCGAGCATCTCCGACATCGTCGACTCGGCGGCCCGTCAGCCGGAGGTGCAGGCCGTGTACACGCTTGCCGGGGATCTGGACGCGCTGGTGCAGGTCCGGGTCCGCGATCTGGCGCACCTGCAGGAGGTGATCGACCGGATCCGGCGCAGCGGGACGGTCACCGGAACCCGGACGCTGATGGTGCTGGGGCGGTGGACCCGAGGCTGA
- a CDS encoding indolepyruvate ferredoxin oxidoreductase family protein: MNGPIDARTATTTVLDDKYVSDRGRAPMTGIQALVRLTLEQARLDAARGLDTASFVSGYQGSPLGTLDAELGRAARHLDPARIVFRPGLNEELAATAVAGTQLLDAVPGRRYDGVVGYWYGKNPGLDRAADAIRHGNLAGTARLGGAVAIIGDDPSCKSSTVPSSCEPIAQSLNLPLLAPGSVSEVVEFGLHAVALSRATGLWTGLKIIADVADASSTVDLGALRPELLGIPHPPATDRAQAGAMVGPAAVEAEHDQLTRRLDLARQYARETGLNRITFDARRARLGVLASGTGYATVLRALDDLGLGEGDLDALGIRLIRLAMPFPIDRDALAALTDGLAEVLVVEDKVPFLEGHLRDALYGRAQQPVITGRRDDRQRPLLTARGQLSAEDVARAVAARLTAVGAELPGPARAHLDALAPPRPSRIELGLAKAGDLGARTPYFCSGCPHNTSTRTSDDTLVGVGIGCHAMIALDGGHRGRQIGLTQMGGEGAQWFGLAPFTDDRTLVQNLGDGTFHHSGSLAIRAAVAAGVTMTYKLLYNDAVAMTGGQRAEGRMGVPEITRSLALEGVRRIVVTTDEPARYRGITLDPIASLRHRDDLPAAEAELGALDGVTVLIHDDRCAAEERRMRKRGKLPTPAEKVVINERVCEGCGDCGDKSTCLSVLPVDTEFGRKTRIHQPSCNSDLSCLKGDCPSFLMVEPGTPRKREIPALPVTLTDPEPRVGADSTLIRMPGIGGTGVVTASAVLQMAAHLDGLCAAGLEQVGLAQKGGPVVSDVRISKEPVDGILRASRGTADVLIGMDLVGAATDANLSVARPGHTVAVVNTSLVPTAAMITGRVVLPGSTDDAVDKIARSTRDLLAVDAQTISEALFDDHLPANMLLLGAAFQHGVLPVSEQAIEAAIRVNGAAVERTLTAFRWGRAAAIDAAAVRAALAGPQRATVAVDADSAVLAASVAAGTDLEAVLATRIADLTGYQDAGYAARYAEEVRRVAAIATARAGDVGGDRIALAYARGLHTLMAYKDEYEVARLHLDPVEVARREETYGSDARVTVMLHPPVLRAMGMHRKIRLDGRVAGPAFRALRAARRLRGTALDVFGYAGVRRLERELVGEYQALVRAALDTLDGPAAGTAAAGTATAGAATAGTAAADAASADAGITDPVDTVVAVAETAGLVRGYEDVKLGNVERFRAEAAALLGSLRG; the protein is encoded by the coding sequence ATGAACGGCCCGATCGACGCCCGCACCGCCACCACCACCGTGCTCGACGACAAGTACGTCTCCGACCGCGGCCGTGCCCCGATGACCGGCATCCAGGCCCTCGTCCGGCTCACCCTGGAGCAGGCCCGCCTGGACGCGGCCCGCGGGCTGGACACGGCGTCGTTCGTCTCCGGCTACCAGGGATCCCCGCTGGGCACCCTCGATGCCGAACTCGGCCGCGCCGCACGGCACCTCGACCCGGCCCGGATCGTGTTCCGGCCGGGGCTCAACGAGGAGCTCGCCGCGACCGCCGTCGCCGGCACCCAGCTGCTCGACGCCGTCCCGGGGCGACGGTACGACGGCGTCGTCGGCTACTGGTACGGCAAGAACCCCGGACTGGACCGGGCCGCGGACGCCATCCGGCACGGCAACCTCGCCGGCACCGCCCGGCTCGGCGGCGCGGTCGCGATCATCGGCGACGACCCGTCCTGCAAGTCGTCCACCGTGCCCAGCTCCTGCGAGCCGATCGCGCAGAGCCTGAACCTGCCGTTGCTCGCACCCGGCTCGGTGTCCGAGGTCGTCGAGTTCGGGCTGCACGCCGTCGCACTGTCCCGGGCCACCGGCCTCTGGACCGGACTGAAGATCATCGCGGACGTCGCCGACGCGTCGTCCACCGTCGATCTCGGGGCGCTGCGCCCCGAGTTGCTCGGGATCCCGCACCCGCCCGCCACCGACCGGGCCCAGGCCGGCGCCATGGTCGGCCCGGCCGCGGTGGAGGCCGAGCACGACCAGCTCACCCGGCGTCTCGACCTGGCCCGCCAGTACGCCCGCGAGACCGGACTGAACCGCATCACCTTCGATGCCCGGCGGGCCCGGCTGGGTGTGCTCGCATCCGGGACCGGATACGCCACCGTGCTCCGTGCGCTGGACGATCTCGGGCTCGGCGAGGGAGACCTCGATGCGCTCGGCATCCGGCTGATCCGGCTCGCGATGCCGTTCCCGATCGACCGCGACGCCCTCGCGGCGCTGACCGACGGGCTCGCCGAGGTGCTCGTCGTCGAGGACAAGGTCCCGTTCCTGGAGGGGCACCTGCGCGACGCCCTCTACGGCCGCGCGCAGCAGCCGGTGATCACCGGCCGGCGCGACGACCGGCAGCGGCCGCTGCTGACCGCCCGCGGTCAGCTGTCCGCCGAGGACGTCGCCCGCGCCGTCGCGGCCCGGCTCACCGCGGTCGGTGCGGAGCTGCCCGGCCCCGCCCGAGCCCATCTCGACGCGCTCGCGCCGCCGCGTCCGTCCCGGATCGAGCTGGGCCTGGCCAAGGCCGGTGACCTGGGCGCCCGCACGCCGTACTTCTGCTCCGGCTGCCCGCACAACACCTCGACCCGCACCTCCGACGACACGCTGGTCGGCGTCGGGATCGGCTGCCACGCGATGATCGCGCTGGACGGCGGGCACCGCGGCAGGCAGATCGGGCTGACCCAGATGGGCGGCGAGGGCGCCCAGTGGTTCGGGCTGGCCCCGTTCACCGACGACCGCACCCTGGTGCAGAACCTCGGGGACGGGACCTTCCACCACTCCGGTTCGTTGGCGATCCGCGCGGCGGTCGCGGCCGGCGTGACGATGACCTACAAGCTGCTCTACAACGATGCCGTCGCGATGACCGGCGGGCAGCGCGCCGAGGGGCGGATGGGCGTCCCCGAGATCACCCGCTCGCTCGCGCTGGAGGGGGTGCGGCGGATCGTCGTGACCACCGACGAGCCGGCCCGCTACCGCGGGATCACCCTCGATCCGATCGCCTCGCTGCGGCACCGCGACGACCTGCCCGCCGCCGAGGCGGAGCTCGGGGCGCTCGACGGCGTCACCGTCCTGATCCACGACGACCGGTGTGCCGCCGAGGAGCGCCGGATGCGCAAGCGCGGCAAGCTCCCCACCCCGGCCGAGAAGGTCGTGATCAACGAGCGGGTGTGCGAGGGCTGCGGGGACTGCGGCGACAAGTCGACCTGCCTGTCGGTACTGCCGGTGGACACCGAGTTCGGCCGCAAGACCCGGATCCACCAGCCCTCGTGCAACTCCGACCTGTCCTGTCTCAAGGGCGACTGCCCGTCGTTCCTGATGGTGGAGCCGGGGACCCCGCGCAAGCGGGAGATCCCGGCGCTGCCGGTCACCCTGACCGACCCGGAGCCGAGGGTCGGCGCCGACTCCACCCTGATCCGGATGCCCGGGATCGGCGGCACCGGCGTCGTCACCGCCTCGGCGGTGCTGCAGATGGCGGCCCACCTCGACGGGCTGTGCGCGGCCGGGCTGGAACAGGTCGGCCTCGCCCAGAAGGGCGGTCCGGTCGTCTCCGACGTCCGCATCTCCAAGGAGCCGGTGGACGGGATCCTGCGCGCCTCGCGGGGCACCGCCGACGTGCTGATCGGGATGGACCTGGTCGGCGCAGCCACCGACGCCAACCTGTCGGTCGCGCGGCCCGGGCACACGGTGGCCGTCGTCAACACCTCGCTGGTGCCGACCGCGGCGATGATCACCGGCCGGGTCGTGCTGCCCGGATCCACCGACGACGCCGTCGACAAGATCGCGCGGAGCACCCGTGACCTGCTGGCGGTCGACGCCCAGACGATCTCCGAGGCGCTGTTCGACGATCATCTCCCGGCCAACATGCTGCTGCTCGGCGCCGCTTTCCAGCACGGCGTGCTGCCGGTGTCGGAGCAGGCGATCGAGGCAGCGATCCGGGTGAACGGCGCCGCGGTCGAGCGGACGCTGACCGCGTTCCGCTGGGGCCGCGCCGCCGCGATCGACGCCGCGGCCGTGCGGGCCGCGCTGGCCGGGCCGCAGCGGGCCACCGTAGCCGTCGACGCCGATTCCGCGGTGCTCGCCGCGTCGGTCGCCGCGGGGACCGATCTCGAGGCCGTGCTCGCCACCCGGATCGCCGATCTCACCGGCTACCAGGACGCCGGGTACGCGGCCCGCTACGCGGAGGAGGTCCGCCGGGTCGCCGCGATCGCCACCGCCCGCGCGGGCGACGTCGGCGGCGACCGGATCGCGCTCGCCTACGCCCGCGGACTGCACACGCTGATGGCCTACAAGGACGAGTACGAGGTCGCCCGGCTGCACCTGGACCCGGTCGAGGTCGCCCGCCGGGAGGAGACCTACGGTTCGGACGCCCGGGTGACGGTCATGCTGCACCCGCCGGTGCTGCGGGCGATGGGGATGCACCGCAAGATCCGGCTCGACGGCCGGGTGGCGGGCCCGGCGTTCCGGGCGCTGCGTGCGGCGCGGCGGCTGCGCGGGACTGCGCTGGACGTCTTCGGCTACGCCGGGGTCCGCCGCCTCGAGCGGGAGCTGGTCGGCGAATACCAGGCGCTGGTGCGGGCCGCACTGGACACCCTGGACGGCCCGGCCGCCGGCACTGCTGCTGCCGGCACCGCTACCGCCGGTGCTGCGACCGCCGGCACCGCTGCTGCCGACGCCGCTTCCGCCGACGCGGGGATCACCGACCCGGTGGACACCGTCGTCGCGGTCGCGGAGACGGCCGGGCTGGTGCGCGGCTACGAGGACGTGAAGCTCGGCAACGTCGAGCGGTTCCGGGCCGAGGCGGCCGCGCTGCTGGGGAGCCTGCGCGGCTGA